The sequence GTTGTCATTATACGATGAAACGAACTTAAAGTCACTGGTTCTAGATCCTGTTGTCAAGTAGGTGTCATAATTGTAAGTGCTGCGTAAAGTTCCTGTTCCATCAACATCTGCGTAATTAGGAGGCAGATACGCACTGGGGATTGCAACTGCTCCGTCAAACAACAGTCTGGGCTTTCTCCTGCAACAAAACCTCACAcccatgacgatgatgatgaatgtAAGGAAAATTGTGGAAACTGACACCAGTGCTATGATTAGGTATGAGGTTAATTTGGAATTCTTCTCTTCATAAGAAATGTCTTTCAGTTCTGGAACCTCAGCCAAGTTAtcagaaataagtaaatacatggcaCAGGTGGCAGAGAGAGGAGGCTGTCCGTTATCTTTCACTGACACAATAAGGTTCTGTTTCATGTTGTCAGATTCAGAAATGTCCCGCTGTGTCCTGATCTCTCCACTGTGGAGTCCAATAGTAAAAAGGCCAGGATCCGTGGATTTGACTATTTGATAGGACAGCCAGGCGTTCTGTCCAGAGTCCGCGTCCACAGCTATCACTTTGGACACCAGAGAGCCTCCGTGGGCAGCTTTGGGGACCAGCTCAGTCATGAAGGAGTTTCCCTCAGGGGTGGGGTACAGTATCTGAGGAGAGTTGTCATTCACATCAGATATAAACACACTGACTGTCACGTTGCTGCTGAGCGGAGGAGAACCGTTATCTCTGGCCATCACGTGGACTTTAAAACTCTTGAACTGTTCATAATCAAACGACCTCACAGCGTGGATCACTCCCGTGTCTCCATTCACAGACAGATAGGAGGACACCGGGGCACCGTTCACCTCACCAGGTAAAAGAGAATAAATCACTGTACCGTTTTGTCTCCAGTCCGGGTCTCGAGCAGTAACGGAACATAAAGTGGATCCAGGTTTGTTATTTTCAGTCACATATGCGCTGTAGGACTGCTCCTCAAACACAGGTGGGTTGTCATTGATGTCAGCTACAGATAACTGAACAGTtttagaggaggacagaggaggagagccCTCGTCAGTGGCAGTGATTGTAATGTTGTAATCAGACACTAGTTCACGGTCCAGTTGTTCTGTGGTCACCAGAGAATAGTAGTTTTTAATAGAAGGAACTAACTTAAAAGGGACACCTTGTTGAATGGAGCAGCGGACCTGTTTATTGTTTTCTGAGTCTCTATCCTGCACATTAATGATGCCCACCTCTGTACCAGGTGACACATTCTCAGGTATGGGGTTAGTCAGTGATTTCAAGTTTACAACTGGAGCATTATCATTAACATCAGTAATTTCAACTATTAAAGTAGAATATGACGCCAATCCCAAACCATCTTTGGCACTAATCTGCATTTCATATGATGACTCTTTTTCATAATCAATAGGTCCAACAACTTTGACCTCTCCTGTTTTGGGgttcaaagagaaaatttggtttTCATCAGAAACATGATCAAATGCATAAATAACTTCACCATTGACTCCTTCGTCTGCATCAGTAGCACTCACTCTGAGCAGAACAGTATCAAAAGGAGAATTTTCTGGTAAAGTTGCCTTATACACATTCTGGCTAAATACTGGTACGTTATCATTAGTATCCAGAACAGTAACGTATATGACTACAGTACCTGATCTCTGAGGAGAGCCGCCATCAAATGCTGTGAGCAACAACATAATCTcgtttttatcttctctgtctAACTCCTTATTTAATACTAGTTCGCCATATTTTCGTCCATTGtcctttgtttttatatttaaggAGAAATGGTCATTTTGTTGAAGGGTGTAGCCCTGAACACCATTTTCTCCGATATCTCCATCATGTGCTTCATCCAGTGGAAAGTGTGCGCCCTTGTCTGTTGATTCCTGAATTTCAAATTTAAGTGATTCCTCTTTAAACTGGGGTGAGTTGTCATTAATATCCTGGACGCGGATACTGAAACGATGAAGATCTAAAGGGTTTTCTAGGACTAGCTCCTGTTTTAAAACACACGATGCCTTTTTCGCACATAGTCCTTCTCTGTCGATCCTTTCCTGTACGATCAAATCTCCGGTATTTAGGTTAATGCTGCAGTATTGAACGCTGTTATCCTCAGTATCTATACGAGCCCTGCGAGCGGGCAGTCTTCCCACATCAAGTCCAAAATCCTTAGCAATATTTCCAATGACAGATCCCCGTTTCATTTCCTCTGGGATAGAATAGCTCACATCTCCGTGGATCGAGTGAACagtaagaaaaacaaatacaaagccgTAGTACAGTGCACATTTGATGTAAcccattttcagtcactgaacgATTGGATACAAAAAAGTGAATTAGACCAATATCCTCCAAGTAATAGTATTTTCTCCTATCCAGCCACAGAAGAATGGTTTTATCTCAAGTGCGGTTCAGTAGATGATTCAGTCTTTACATTTGCTGACAAAGACGGGTGGAGAATAAACGACCTTTCTCGATAGCTGGTAGACACTGACACCATGAGTATAGTGTCAGGAATAACACTTACAAAAAAAGGTTCCACGTTTTTCAACACGTCTGTTCATTCCTTTCAATTAAACCCACGTTAATTAGAAtcaaatgtcaacaaaagttCTAAAAATCCAAACCCGTGTTTCTCTTCTCTGATATGTAGTTCGACAGTGTATATGAGAAACTACCGTTACAGACAGCAAAAGTCAATCATTTGAAGCGTTGGTCAAATACATTATGCTCGTATTTTAAACGGGGCAGTAATCCGAACGTGTCCACGGTTTGCTGAGTTTAAAATGTGTACTagtttgtattgttttgtattgggCAGTATGGATGGTGGGATTTACTCTTGTGAAACACTAATCAATTATATGTAACGACATAATAAATACACTGTCAAAAAATTACAATATGATTAAAAGAATTGGAGACAATATAATTATTTAAATCACGTTCGATAGACTACATAAAATCCTAATGTAAGCAAGGAAATTATATTTCAGACCAGGTCTTGAGAATTCCTTTACGTACAGGCGCAGTCAAAAACTTTTGACTACACAAATCCACAGGACCCTTCACCACTTTATTATCGCCGTTCTATCACTGACGAAATACTCAATACATTTCAGAGGATCTAGTCAAAAAACAGTGGGAAAAGACTGAAATGACCACAAATATCAATCAATGATATgggataattaaaaaaaaaaaaaaaaaaaaactcatctaGAAAAAGCTTATCATGTACTaacttcagcaccatggacagatacATAGGACCAGCAAGAGAGATAACGGATTATCACaggggggattttttttatttatttttttttttttgtaatgcaaTCCAATTCATTACAGAATAGGTAAATAAAAGTCTGTCCAAGTGTGTGCAGAGGATGGTGTGTTTAATTAATTCACTCTCAAAATAGCTTTAAAGTTGTTGAAATATCATGAGATAATTGTTTATTAGGATTTGTGAAAAATATCCAAATCTGAATTGAAAAATTACAAGAAACACTTTATGATACGAATATCAACTTAGTATTGACCGAAAAAAAGCCAGTGTAGCAAAGCAAC is a genomic window of Sphaeramia orbicularis chromosome 10, fSphaOr1.1, whole genome shotgun sequence containing:
- the LOC115426731 gene encoding protocadherin gamma-A4-like isoform X44, whose product is MGYIKCALYYGFVFVFLTVHSIHGDVSYSIPEEMKRGSVIGNIAKDFGLDVGRLPARRARIDTEDNSVQYCSINLNTGDLIVQERIDREGLCAKKASCVLKQELVLENPLDLHRFSIRVQDINDNSPQFKEESLKFEIQESTDKGAHFPLDEAHDGDIGENGVQGYTLQQNDHFSLNIKTKDNGRKYGELVLNKELDREDKNEIMLLLTAFDGGSPQRSGTVVIYVTVLDTNDNVPVFSQNVYKATLPENSPFDTVLLRVSATDADEGVNGEVIYAFDHVSDENQIFSLNPKTGEVKVVGPIDYEKESSYEMQISAKDGLGLASYSTLIVEITDVNDNAPVVNLKSLTNPIPENVSPGTEVGIINVQDRDSENNKQVRCSIQQGVPFKLVPSIKNYYSLVTTEQLDRELVSDYNITITATDEGSPPLSSSKTVQLSVADINDNPPVFEEQSYSAYVTENNKPGSTLCSVTARDPDWRQNGTVIYSLLPGEVNGAPVSSYLSVNGDTGVIHAVRSFDYEQFKSFKVHVMARDNGSPPLSSNVTVSVFISDVNDNSPQILYPTPEGNSFMTELVPKAAHGGSLVSKVIAVDADSGQNAWLSYQIVKSTDPGLFTIGLHSGEIRTQRDISESDNMKQNLIVSVKDNGQPPLSATCAMYLLISDNLAEVPELKDISYEEKNSKLTSYLIIALVSVSTIFLTFIIIVMGVRFCCRRKPRLLFDGAVAIPSAYLPPNYADVDGTGTLRSTYNYDTYLTTGSRTSDFKFVSSYNDNTLPADQTLKKSLTDFSDAFGDCDSSPEQKPPNNDWRFTQGQRPGPSGATGGPEVAMGTGPWPQPPTEAEQLQALMAAANEVSEATATLGPGTMGLSTRYSPQFTLQHVPDYRQNVYIPGSTATLTSNPQQQQATAQQATQQALPPPQATGQPEPPKAAQTPASKKKSTKKEKK
- the LOC115426731 gene encoding protocadherin gamma-A4-like isoform X26, whose amino-acid sequence is MGYIKCALYYGFVFVFLTVHSIHGDVSYSIPEEMKRGSVIGNIAKDFGLDVGRLPARRARIDTEDNSVQYCSINLNTGDLIVQERIDREGLCAKKASCVLKQELVLENPLDLHRFSIRVQDINDNSPQFKEESLKFEIQESTDKGAHFPLDEAHDGDIGENGVQGYTLQQNDHFSLNIKTKDNGRKYGELVLNKELDREDKNEIMLLLTAFDGGSPQRSGTVVIYVTVLDTNDNVPVFSQNVYKATLPENSPFDTVLLRVSATDADEGVNGEVIYAFDHVSDENQIFSLNPKTGEVKVVGPIDYEKESSYEMQISAKDGLGLASYSTLIVEITDVNDNAPVVNLKSLTNPIPENVSPGTEVGIINVQDRDSENNKQVRCSIQQGVPFKLVPSIKNYYSLVTTEQLDRELVSDYNITITATDEGSPPLSSSKTVQLSVADINDNPPVFEEQSYSAYVTENNKPGSTLCSVTARDPDWRQNGTVIYSLLPGEVNGAPVSSYLSVNGDTGVIHAVRSFDYEQFKSFKVHVMARDNGSPPLSSNVTVSVFISDVNDNSPQILYPTPEGNSFMTELVPKAAHGGSLVSKVIAVDADSGQNAWLSYQIVKSTDPGLFTIGLHSGEIRTQRDISESDNMKQNLIVSVKDNGQPPLSATCAMYLLISDNLAEVPELKDISYEEKNSKLTSYLIIALVSVSTIFLTFIIIVMGVRFCCRRKPRLLFDGAVAIPSAYLPPNYADVDGTGTLRSTYNYDTYLTTGSRTSDFKFVSSYNDNTLPADQTLKKSLTDFSDAFGDCDSSPEQKPPNNDWRFTQGQRPGPSGPHMPYGTHIRWTPKSGTRATGGPEVAMGTGPWPQPPTEAEQLQALMAAANEVSEATATLGPGTMGLSTRYSPQFTLQHVPDYRQNVYIPGSTATLTSNPQQQQATAQQATQQALPPPQATGQPEPPKAAQTPASKKKSTKKEKK